The Corticium candelabrum chromosome 17, ooCorCand1.1, whole genome shotgun sequence genome has a segment encoding these proteins:
- the LOC134193293 gene encoding uncharacterized protein LOC134193293, translating into MCLLLSGKLDRNISPFLSGAPLTALQKKAGGIRPIAVGEVLRRLASRLCCSAIKPRLPDVFLPYGQVGVGIRGGLEASVHSLRSYIEENSARHDLCCFKLDMKNAFNECHRNSFLKRLGSEFPELVAWVQWCYHCAAELRFGYHHLTSTAGVQQGDPLGPLLFSLVVLELMDEVGEVPGLDLNLWYLDDGTFAGTRKSVSKLINFIIEKGPSLGLHVNLSKCEVFWPSGDRTHPEFPPEVHRLSDGMELLGSPVFGSSDFFTNCFKKRVDQVANTQSHLSDLENPQVELQLLRSCLSICKINHLLRSVRPGVATSTLSIFDEGLRRSLSRITRSSISDFAWSQAVLPIGKGGMGIREALSTSPSAFLGSCNSNRKLVNCLLKRNHPSLLTLIKPLPGEDEARGIVHNLLSRKDSPSLDLVTATQHQIQIQLDDISFSNLLNSVSLRDRARLKTLSSPHTGAWLRATPNRNLGLTMSPHEFVVAARYWLGLPVFPFPPNSIRCICGHPLDPYGDHLVGCGHGPHRLNRHNALCESIWQSLLIDSKQVVKEQRSSGQSKCRPGDVFHPNFLNGRPGYFDITVRNTLQPSYIARVAETSGVVAEAAEMGKDDRHHARVSLTGGTFYPLVVETLGLWSPDSLETLKSISSKVCAVLAVPFWKALKNLLEQLSVRLWIYNARMISSRILAEVAEVLSWDFPVCE; encoded by the coding sequence atgtgtctcttgttgtctGGAAAACTTGATCGCAACATTTCTCCCTTCCTGTCTGGTGCCCCTTTGACTGCTCTCCAAAAGAAGGCTGGCGGCATTCGGCCCATTGCTGTTGGGGAAGTGTTGCGTCGTTTGGCTAGCCGTCTTTGCTGTTCTGCTATAAAACCTCGCTTACCGGACGTCTTCTTACCATATGGTCAGGTAGGTGTTGGAATACGAGGAGGTTTAGAGGCAAGTGTTCATTCTCTAAGGTCATACATTGAAGAGAACAGTGCTAGACATGACCTGTGCTGTTTCAAACTGGACATGAAGAATGCGTTCAATGAATGCCATCGCAATTCATTCCTGAAGAGACTTGGCAGTGAATTTCCTGAATTGGTAGCTTGGGTACAGTGGTGCTATCACTGTGCTGCTGAGTTGCGCTTTGGCTATCATCACCTTACATCTACAGCAGGAGTCCAACAAGGCGATCCACTGGGACCACTGCTGTTCTCCTTAGTCGTCCTAGAACTAATGGATGAAGTTGGAGAAGTGCCTGGCTTAGACCTAAATTTGTGGTACCTTGACGATGGTACTTTTGCTGGCACACGGAAATCTGTCTCAAAGTTAATAAACTTCATCATAGAGAAAGGTCCTTCCCTGGGCCTTCATGTCAATTTATCAAAGTGTGAAGTGTTTTGGCCTTCAGGAGATCGAACACATCCAGAATTTCCACCAGAAGTACACCGGTtgtcagatggaatggaattGCTTGGTTCTCCTGTGTTTGGTTCATCGGATTTCTTCACTAATTGTTTCAAGAAGCGAGTCGATCAAGTAGCAAATACCCAATCTCATCTCTCTGATCTTGAAAATCCACAAGTGGAACTTCAGTTGTTGAGAAGTTGCCTGTCCATATGTAAAATCAACCATTTGCTACGATCTGTGAGACCTGGGGTTGCTACGAGCACATTGTCTATTTTCGATGAAGGGTTACGCCGATCTCTCAGCCGTATCACAAGATCTTCAATTTCTGACTTTGCATGGTCACAAGCAGTATTGCCAATTGGAAAAGGAGGTATGGGTATCCGGGAGGCCTTATCTACTTCACCTTCCGCTTTTCTTGGCAGCTGTAACTCAAATCGAAAGTTAGTTAATTGCTTACTGAAACGTAACCATCCTTCTCTTCTCACTTTGATCAAACCCTTGCCTGGAGAAGACGAAGCACGAGGAATCGTGCATAACCTACTTTCAAGAAAGGATTCACCTTCATTAGATTTGGtgacagctacacaacatcaGATTCAAATTCAACTAGATGACATCTCATTTTCCAACCTACTCAATTCAGTGAGTCTCAGAGATAGGGCTCGCTTGAAGACATTATCATCTCCTCATACTGGTGCATGGTTGCGGGCAACTCCAAACCGTAACTTAGGCCTCACCATGTCACcccatgagtttgttgtagcagCAAGATACTGGTTGGGTCTACCTGTGTTTCCGTTCCCACCAAACAGCATCAGATGTATATGTGGTCATCCACTTGACCCATATGGAGATCATCTTGTTGGGTGTGGTCATGGTCCACATCGTCTGAATCGACATAATGCTTTATGTGAGTCTATTTGGCAATCACTCCTCATTGATTCCAAACAAGTTGTgaaagaacagagaagctCGGGTCAATCCAAATGCCGCCCAGGTGATGTCTTCCATCCGAATTTCTTGAATGGACGGCCTGGATATTTTGACATCACTGTAAGAAACACGTTGCAACCATCTTACATTGctcgagttgctgaaacatcaggagttgttgcagaagcagcagaaatgggCAAGGATGATCGTCACCATGCAAGAGTATCTTTGACTGGTGGTACATTTTATCCGTTGGTAGTTGAAACACTTGGCCTTTGGTCACCAGACAGTCTAGAGACTTTGAAGTCTATATCCTCAAAAGTAtgtgctgtgttagctgttcCCTTCTGGAAGGCTTTAAAGAATTTGCTAGAGCAGCTTTCTGTTAGATTATGGATTTATAACGCTAGAATGATATCTAGCCGCATACTTGCAGAAGTAGCTGAAGTCCTTAGTTGGGACttccctgtatgtgagtag
- the LOC134193498 gene encoding uncharacterized protein K02A2.6-like, producing the protein MLRTLLGETLTDLTFDKAVQRCVAMEQASRDVETLRGEAGLQPRPHEGTVGMAEVHQMTTGSTTCYRCGGAHEARECRFRTATCFRCQKQGHVQRMCRTKPGPRKEVQSDKGPIRKENKKKPAMKCLEAWEKEEHSESDSDLYNLFSLGRNHAMEVQVQIERKPIVMELDTGAAVSVISHEEYKRKLRQQVSIKETDLLLHTYTGETVKPMGVCTVNVEHNHQKQQLPLYVLPGKGPALLGREWLKAIRLQWSLLHLNATQELEDLLARHPNVFGLGLGRMKGIKARIALRSDSTPRFWKARPVAFARKKAVEQELDRLESEDVIERVQHSEWAAPIVTPVKKGGNVRICGDFKVTVNPQLEIDTYPLPRIEEIYAGLGGGKHFTVIDLKQAYLQMELQEDSQLAMTINTHRGLYRFKRLPFGVASAPAI; encoded by the coding sequence ATGTTGAGGACGCTATTAGGAGAGACGTTGACTGACCTTACGTTTGACAAAGCCGTACAACGTTGTGTGGCAATGGAGCAAGCCAGTAGGGATGTGGAGACGCTCAGAGGAGAGGCAGGACTCCAACCACGACCACACGAAGGCACGGTCGGGATGGCTGAGGTTCATCAAATGACAACGGGATCAACCACATGTTATCGATGCGGAGGAGCACATGAAGCCAGAGAGTGTCGATTTAGAACAGCTACATGTTTTCGTTGTCAAAAACAAGGACATGTACAAAGGATGTGCAGGACCAAACCAGGTCCAAGAAAAGAAGTCCAATCTGACAAGGGACCAATTCGGAAGGAAAATAAGAAGAAACCAGCGATGAAATGCCTGGAAGCATGGGAGAAGGAGGAACATAGTGAGAGTGACAGTGacttgtacaacttgttcAGTCTTGGAAGAAACCACGCCATGGAGGTACAGGTGCAAATTGAACGGAAACCCATTGTCATGGAATTAGACACTGGGGCGGCCGTATCAGTCATAAGTCATGAGGAATACAAGAGGAAACTAAGACAGCAGGTCTCCATCAAAGAGACAGATCTGTTGCTGCACACGTATACTGGAGAGACCGTCAAACCAATGGGAGTGTGCACAGTGAACGTAGAACATAATCACCAGAAACAACAGTTGCCCTTGTATGTACTACCCGGAAAAGGGCCAGCTCTTTTGGGACGAGAATGGCTGAAAGCCATCCGACTGCAATGGTCACTCCTCCATCTGAACGCAACTCAAGAACTAGAAGACCTGCTAGCACGACACCCCAATGTGTTTGGATTGGGGTTGGGGCGCATGAAAGGCATCAAGGCCCGAATAGCGTTGCGGAGTGACAGCACACCACGTTTTTGGAAGGCAAGACCGGTGGCTTTCGCGAGGAAGAAAGCCGTGGAGCAAGAACTAGATAGGCTGGAGTCTGAGGACGTGATAGAACGGGTACAGCACAGCGAGTGGGCGGCGCCAATAGTTACTCCTGTCAAGAAAGGAGGCAACGTTCGGATTTGCGGCGATTTTAAAGTGACCGTTAACCCACAGCTAGAGATAGACACCTACCCACTCCCTCGAATTGAGGAGATTTATGCAGGCTTGGGAGGAGGGAAACACTTCACAGTCATCGACCTGAAGCAAGCCTACTTGCAAATGGAGCTGCAAGAAGACTCCCAGTTGGCAATGACCATCAACACCCATAGGGGCCTGTATCGGTTCAAGCGCCTACCGTTCGGAGTAGCTTCAGCCCCAGCAATATAA
- the LOC134193496 gene encoding uncharacterized protein LOC134193496: protein MSESGSGCVESDTEEDDPPDCRRSTQSPNSCCPLCSLVTRDTVSLFQHINANHICYRNFPDVQFLEFHNRRLCSECGFAYGNRFSFCRRSLGPGRGRCRGLMTHPSASSWLSQCESTAVNGDIGIQNSPEVAPTSASRITSSSVPVSSSSNLVLEGIKAASMMSYPAVGDMELSVFNSLMNEVVTTPVQTVTHVPKSVRPLLSVVLAKELRCACEGGLWGFARLFMLAKATLRCPPRGGRKKRYVVKEILSSRLQRWLDGDILSLWLDVKAETNPCHVSLNSSNTATTNTRRSLRLASEGRYSDALQALGSRGCASHDSSEALEELANRHPVHDLPAWLEEVPPSLVVDSQEVISALEAFPNGSSPGYSHLRKRSPV, encoded by the exons ATGTCTGAGTCTGGTTCTGGTTGCGTAGAGAGTGATACCGAAGAAGATGATCCCCCTGACTGTAGGCGTTCTACTCAAAGTCCTAATTCATGTTGTCCTTTATGTTCTCTGGTGACAAGAGACACAGTTTCGCTGTTTCAACACATAAATGCAAACCACATTTGCTACAGAAATTTCCCGGATGTTCAGTTCTTAGAATTCCACAACCGTCGCTTATGTTCAGAATGTGGCTTTGCTTATGGTAATCGTTTCTCATTTTGCCGACGTTCTCTAGGTCCTGGTCGTGGTAGATGTCGTGGTTTGATGACCCATCCAAGTGCATCATCCTGGTTGAGTCAGTGTGAATCCACAGCTGTTAACGGTGATATTGGAATTCAGAATTCACCTGAGGTAGCTCCAACATCAGCTTCAAGGATTACTTCTTCATCAGTGCCTGTATCCTCATCTTCTAATTTGGTGCTCGAGGGTATTAAAGCAGCTTCTATGATGTCCTATCCAGCTGTTGGTGACATGGaattgtctgttttcaatTCACTGATGAACGAAGTTGTCACCACACCAGTTCAGACAGTTACTCATGTCCCAAAATCAGTTAGACCACTTCTAAGTGTGGTTTTAGCTAAAGAATTACGGTGTGCTTGTGAGGGTGGCCTGTGGGGCTTTGCTCGCCTCTTCATGCTGGCCAAAGCTACCCTTCGCTGTCCTCCTCGTGGTGGGAGAAAGAAAAGGTACGTTGTAAAGGAAATTTTGTCTTCTCGCCTTCAACGTTGGTTGGATGGAGATATTCTATCACTGTGGCTGGATGTCAAGGCTGAGACTAACCCTTGCCATGTTTCATTGAATTCCTCAAATACCGCTACCACAAATACTCGAAGATCATTGAGATTGGCTTCAGAAGGTCGATACAGTGATGCACTTCAGGCTTTGGGTTCACGAGGTTGTGCCTCTCATGACAGCAGTGAAGCTTTAGAAGAGTTGGCAAATCGACATCCAGTTCACGATCTTCCTGCTTGGCTAGAGGAAGTCCCACCTTCACTAGTTGTGGACTCTCAGGAGGTTATTTCTGCATTGGAAGCATTTCCCAATGGCTCAAGTCCCGGTTATTCTCATCTTCGA AAGCGCAGTCCTGTTTAG